The following are encoded in a window of Megachile rotundata isolate GNS110a chromosome 2, iyMegRotu1, whole genome shotgun sequence genomic DNA:
- the LOC105663653 gene encoding uncharacterized protein LOC105663653, whose amino-acid sequence MRKFVLLFACLSLLALAQANNFIVGKRSPREIVLHNRYVYKPPIPHVRHRLILGVNAHPGQVVSFVSVKNANPMTAWISTIRGNLGQPYMLVSVIGLPGAEISLHFIACAVPLQISTTERPTTTSIITTPSSTPTHTPGPTGTGTPTTTPWPTTTGPTTTGTPATTPWPTTAGPTTTGTPATTPRETTPGPTTTGTPATTPRETTPGPTTTGTPATTPWPTTPGPTTTGTPATTPWPTTPGPTTTGTPATTPWPTTTGSTTTGSPTTTPRETTPGPTTTGTPATTLWPTTPGQDTTTTSPAPSPTPTYTPGPPNTGTPTLPPAKTSTPGQDTIASSPAPSSPSSSPAPSSPSSSSAPSSPTNSPAPSSPSSSPAPSSPSSSPAPSSPSSSSAPPSPSSSSPAPSSPSSSPAPSSPSSSPAPSSPSSSPAPSSPSSSPAPSSPSSSSAPPSPSSSSPAPSSPSSSPAPSSPSSSPAPSSPSSSPAPSSPSSSSAPPSPSSSSPAPSSPSSSPAPSSPSSSPAPSSPSSSPTPSSPSSSPAPSSPSSSPAPSPPSSSPAPSSPLSSPAPSSPSSSPAPSFPSNSSAPSSPSSSSPAPSSPSSSPASSPSSSSSAPSSPASSPVPSSPSSNPAPSSPLNSPAPPSASSDFPSSSSESSSTEEDSDEDWYDSWTNWILR is encoded by the exons ATGCGTAAGTTCGTTCTGTTGTTCGCGTGCCTATCCTTGCTCGCCCTTGCACAGGCCAACAATTTTATCGTAGGAAAACGGTCACCACGCGAGATTGTACTCCATAATCGCTATGTGTACAAG CCACCAATACCTCACGTCAGGCACAGATTAATTCTTGGAGTTAATGCTCATCCTGGCCAAGTAGTTTCATTTGTCTCCGTGAAAAATGCCAATCCCATGACAGCATGGATCAGCACGATCAGAGGCAACCTTGGACAACCATATATGCTAGTATCAGTAATTGGATTACCAGGCGCTGAGATTAGTCTACATTTCATTGCCTGCGCTGtgcctcttcaaatttccactacCGAAAGACCCACGACAACTTCGATAATCACTACACCGTCATCTACACCAACGCATACTCCAGGACCAACTGGTACAGGCACTCCTACAACAACACCTTGGCCGACAACTACAGGACCAACTACTACAGGCACTCCTGCAACAACACCTTGGCCGACAACTGCAGGACCAACTACTACAGGCACTCCTGCAACAACACCTCGGGAAACAACTCCTGGACCAACTACTACAGGCACTCCTGCAACAACACCTCGGGAAACAACTCCAGGACCAACTACTACAGGCACTCCTGCAACAACACCTTGGCCGACAACTCCAGGACCAACTACTACAGGCACTCCTGCAACAACACCTTGGCCGACAACTCCAGGACCAACTACTACAGGCACTCCTGCAACAACACCTTGGCCGACAACTACAGGATCAACTACTACAGGCAGTCCTACAACAACACCTCGGGAGACAACTCCAGGACCAACTACTACAGGCACTCCTGCAACAACACTTTGGCCGACAACTCCAGGACAAGATACTACTACGACTAGCCCTGCACCATCACCTACACCAACGTATACTCCAGGACCACCTAATACAGGCACTCCTACATTACCGCCTGCAAAGACAAGTACTCCAGGACAAGATACTATTGCGAGCAGCCCTGCACCATCTTCCCCCTCAAGCAGCCCTGCACCATCTTCTCCCTCGAGCAGCTCTGCACCATCTTCTCCCACAAACAGCCCTGCACCATCTTCTCCCTCGAGCAGCCCTGCACCATCTTCCCCCTCAAGCAGCCCTGCACCATCTTCTCCCTCAAGCAGCTCTGCACCACCATCTCCTTCCTCAAGCAGCCCTGCTCCATCTTCTCCCTCGAGCAGTCCAGCACCATCTTCTCCCTCGAGCAGCCCTGCACCATCTTCTCCCTCAAGCAGTCCTGCACCATCTTCTCCCTCAAGCAGTCCTGCACCATCTTCTCCCTCAAGCAGCTCTGCACCACCATCTCCTTCCTCAAGCAGCCCTGCTCCATCTTCTCCCTCGAGCAGCCCTGCACCATCTTCTCCCTCAAGCAGTCCTGCACCATCTTCTCCCTCAAGCAGTCCTGCACCATCTTCTCCCTCAAGCAGCTCTGCACCACCATCTCCTTCCTCAAGCAGCCCTGCTCCATCTTCTCCCTCGAGCAGTCCAGCACCATCTTCTCCCTCAAGCAGTCCTGCACCATCTTCTCCCTCGAGCAGCCCTACACCATCTTCCCCTTCAAGCAGCCCTGCACCATCTTCCCCCTCAAGCAGCCCTGCACCATCTCCTCCCTCAAGCAGCCCTGCACCATCTTCTCCCTTGAGCAGCCCTGCACCATCTTCTCCCTCAAGCAGCCCTGCACCGTCTTTTCCATCAAACAGCTCTGCACCATCATCTCCTTCCTCAAGCAGCCCTGCACCATCTTCTCCCTCCAGCAGCCCTGCATCATCTCCTTCCTCCAGCAGCTCTGCACCATCTTCTCCCGCAAGTAGTCCTGTACCATCTTCTCCATCAAGCAACCCTGCACCATCTTCTCCTTTAAACAGCCCTGCACCACCTTCTGCATCGTCTGATTTTCCGAGCAGCAGCTCAGAGTCATCATCAACGGAAGAGGACTCAGATGAGGACTGGTATGATAGTTGGACGAACTGGATTTTGCGTTAA